A genomic window from Elaeis guineensis isolate ETL-2024a chromosome 3, EG11, whole genome shotgun sequence includes:
- the LOC105041614 gene encoding probable mitochondrial adenine nucleotide transporter BTL3 — protein MPPLEVFRDALIPSWISFSDEDPGVFVGGGLFLDSSVPNSIVSSISVASPAASAVRLVASRQKEFVLGVCRHGRVGGGQFLSVSLSVKGGERFVRESEGFLGQNGEGRSEEPALEGKEVDEVVVKEVEKKEEVRTQGTGAGAMNTTKHLWAGAVAAMVSRTFVAPLERLKLEYIVRGEQMNLFALIHKIATTQGLKGFWKGNFVNILRTAPFKAVNFYAYDTYRKQLLKMSGNEETTNFERFLAGAAAGITATVLCLPMDTIRTKMVAPGGEALGGVIGVFCHMVQTEGFFSLYKGLVPSLISMAPSGAVFYGVYDILKSAYLHSPEGQMRISLMKQREGEDVNALDRLELGPMRTLLYGAIAGACAEAATYPFEVVRRQLQMQVQATKLNAFATAVKIVEQGGIPALYAGLIPSLLQVLPSASISYFVYEFMKIVLKVE, from the exons ATGCCGCCGCTGGAGGTCTTCCGGGATGCCCTCATCCCCTCTTGGATCTCGTTCTCCGACGAGGACCCCGGTGTCTTCGTCGGGGGAGGTCTCTTCCTCGACTCCTCCGTCCCCAACTCTATCGTCTCCTCGATCTCGGTCGCGAGTCCGGCGGCCTCGGCCGTTAGATTGGTGGCTTCTCGCCAGAAGGAGTTCGTTCTGGGGGTGTGCCGGCATGGGAGGGTGGGTGGGGGGCAGTTCTTGTCGGTGAGCTTGTCGGTCAAGGGAGGAGAGAGGTTCGTGCGGGAGTCTGAGGGGTTTTTGGGGCAGAATGGGGAGGGGAGATCGGAGGAGCCGGCATTGGAGGGGAAGGAGGTGGATGAGGTGGTGGTGAAGGAGGTGGAGAAAAAGGAGGAGGTTAGAACGCAGGGCACCGGAGCTGGCGCCATGAACACCACCAAGCATCTGTGGGCGGGGGCTGTGGCCGCAATGGTTTCGAG AACCTTTGTTGCTCCTCTTGAGAGACTAAAGTTGGAGTATATAGTGCGTGGTGAACAGATGAATTTATTTGCACTTATCCATAAAATTGCAACAACACAAGGTCTGAAGGGCTTCTGGAAAGGCAATTTTGTCAACATTCTTCGTACTGCTCCATTTAAGGCAGTAAATTTCTATGCATACGATACATATAGGAAACAACTTCTCAAAATGTCTGGAAATGAAGAAACAACAAATTTCGAAAGGTTCCTTGCAGGCGCTGCAGCTGGCATTACTGCTACAGTACTATGTCTGCCAATGGACACG ATCCGTACAAAGATGGTAGCACCTGGAGGGGAAGCTTTAGGTGGCGTTATTGGTGTTTTCTGCCACATGGTGCAAACTGAAGGGTTCTTTTCTCTTTACAAGGGATTAGTACCTTCTCTTATTAGCATGGCCCCTTCTGGTGCAGTTTTCTATGGTGTTTATGATATACTGAAGTCAGCTTATCTTCATTCACCTGAAGGACAGATGCGGATATCTCTGATGAAGCAACGTGAAGGTGAAGATGTGAATGCCTTGGATCGGCTAGAGTTGGGTCCCATGAGGACCTTATTGTATGGGGCCATTGCCGGTGCTTGTGCTGAGGCTGCCACATATCCTTTTGAAGTAGTCAGGCGACAGCTACAAATGCAGGTTCAGGCAACAAAACTAAATGCATTTGCTACGGCTGTGAAAATAGTAGAGCAAGGGGGCATCCCTGCACTGTACGCTGGCCTGATTCCCAGCTTGTTACAG GTTTTGCCCTCTGCTTCGATTAGTTACTTTGTATACGAGTTCATGAAGATAGTTCTGAAAGTAGAATGA